A stretch of Rhododendron vialii isolate Sample 1 chromosome 4a, ASM3025357v1 DNA encodes these proteins:
- the LOC131323996 gene encoding NAC domain-containing protein 41-like yields the protein MATVPSGYFFRPTDKQLLEDYLRRKSAANSLPCDVVIEREMYGAGNKAPWQIFTDEDPWEICETMDKKTDKLKTEGTIYVFTTLIKASENSDRIARTAGCGSWHGETALEPVLDKKGCVMGNKRMLCFQITDESLKECHWIMHEYSLPVGNATNGKGEYVLCRIKRDDSKDTKISSRKRKNVEGATTDDDLPIPKPSKRVRTKFVQEQKMECDTAAAPKPKIVPFSEEPVVQECDSAAASEPEVVPFSDVPFSEEPIVQDQSFIRIGDPHEFTLEDMDEILGYLDEQVSVEKQQESSFGLDNDYNNFGNIGLDYDYDGNIGLDYDYEYDYDDLGGLDYDYDDFGNILLMTEVDPSGLVLASSEPLPIEKG from the coding sequence ATGGCGACTGTTCCAAGTGGCTATTTCTTCAGGCCTACAGATAAACAACTTCTCGAAGACTATCTCCGGAGGAAGTCTGCGGCCAACTCCCTGCCCTGTGACGTCGTTATCGAGCGTGAGATGTATGGGGCCGGCAACAAAGCCCCGTGGCAGATTTTTACCGACGAAGATCCGTGGGAGATATGCGAAACCATGGACAAGAAGACAGATAAGTTGAAGACAGAAGGTACCATTTATGTCTTCACGACCTTGATCAAGGCCAGTGAGAATAGCGACAGGATTGCTAGAACAGCCGGTTGTGGCTCATGGCACGGAGAGACCGCTCTTGAACCAGTATTGGACAAGAAAGGTTGTGTGATGGGCAACAAGAGGATGCTCTGCTTTCAGATTACAGACGAGAGCCTGAAGGAATGCCACTGGATCATGCATGAGTACTCTCTACCCGTTGGTAATGCTACAAATGGGAAAGGCGAATACGTTCTTTGTAGGATAAAAAGAGACGACTCGAAGGACACCAAGATATCTTCGAGAAAACGAAAGAATGTAGAGGGTGCTACGACTGATGATGACCTGCCAATTCCGAAACCGTCAAAGCGTGTTAGAACAAAGTTTGTGCAAGAACAGAAGATGGAATGTGATACTGCTGCAGCACCGAAACCAAAAATTGTTCCTTTCTCAGAAGAACCAGTTGTGCAAGAATGTGATAGTGCTGCGGCATCGGAACCAGAAGTTGTTCCTTTCTCTGATGTTCCTTTCTCAGAAGAACCAATCGTGCAAGATCAGAGTTTCATAAGGATTGGCGATCCGCATGAGTTCACACTTGAAGACATGGATGAAATACTAGGGTATCTTGATGAACAAGTTTCTGTAGAGAAGCAGCAAGAAAGCAGTTTCGGGTTGGACAATGATTATAATAATTTTGGCAATATCGGGTTGGATTATGATTATGATGGCAATATCGGGTTGGATTATGATTATGAATATGATTATGATGATTTAGGCGGGTTGGATTATGATTATGATGATTTTGGCAATATCTTGCTGATGACCGAAGTTGATCCCTCGGGCCTTGTTTTAGCCTCTTCAGAACCACTGCCGATAGAGAAGGGCTGA